The following coding sequences lie in one Thalassoglobus polymorphus genomic window:
- a CDS encoding phytanoyl-CoA dioxygenase family protein: MFEFEKKSYDKDGFVVIHRFLDKPELEELQENLERYVREVVPTLQSTDAFYEDASRPETLKQLQRMGVDPFFLDYVNRPKWKGLAKALVGEEATSMQPEWFNKPPNTNHVTPPHQDNYYFCLRPANVVTLWLALDEVDAENGCLRYVRGSHQNGFRPHAKSKILGFSQGITNYAPEDFTSEVAIPLQPGDLVAHHGMTIHRADANMSTTRHRRSFAMVYQGVSCERDEAAFDRYQESARAQHEELTAT; this comes from the coding sequence GTGTTTGAATTCGAAAAAAAGTCCTATGACAAAGATGGCTTTGTTGTCATTCACCGATTCTTAGACAAACCTGAGCTCGAAGAACTTCAAGAAAACCTGGAGAGGTATGTCCGCGAAGTGGTTCCGACGCTGCAGTCAACAGATGCGTTCTATGAAGATGCCTCGCGACCAGAAACTCTCAAGCAACTCCAGCGAATGGGCGTCGACCCGTTCTTTCTGGACTATGTGAACCGCCCCAAATGGAAAGGTCTTGCAAAGGCTTTAGTTGGCGAGGAAGCAACTTCGATGCAACCTGAATGGTTCAACAAACCGCCCAACACAAATCATGTCACTCCCCCGCATCAAGACAATTACTACTTCTGTCTGAGACCTGCGAACGTCGTAACACTCTGGCTGGCGCTGGACGAAGTCGATGCCGAAAACGGATGTTTAAGATATGTTCGCGGATCTCACCAAAACGGGTTTCGACCACATGCGAAATCCAAAATCCTTGGATTCTCGCAAGGGATCACGAACTACGCTCCGGAAGATTTTACATCTGAAGTCGCAATCCCTCTGCAACCGGGCGATCTGGTTGCACACCATGGAATGACAATCCATCGAGCCGATGCCAACATGTCGACAACTCGCCACCGTCGCTCATTTGCAATGGTCTACCAAGGTGTTTCCTGTGAGCGAGATGAGGCAGCCTTTGATCGCTATCAGGAATCTGCCCGCGCTCAGCATGAAGAACTGACAGCAACTTGA
- a CDS encoding endonuclease/exonuclease/phosphatase family protein: MKLSSLYSSISKFVVACFVLGSFVQAAEPLKLRVLCYNIHYGQGMDGVYDIERLAKVIKKAKPDLVALQEVDVGVKRSSRMHEARMLSEMTGLAVRFGPTQHYEGGLFGNAVLTNLPITDVHIQPLPYTESTEELTTYPRAAIATTVTLPSGASLKFISTHFQHNVPEDRVAEAKAINQYFADDTMPAILAGDMNARPGSEPINILEKQWKNAIDADATFTAPANKPRVRIDYVFSRGSQLKMLSSEVLDEPVASDHRPVLVVFEVKK, translated from the coding sequence ATGAAATTGAGTTCACTCTATTCCTCGATCTCGAAATTTGTTGTCGCCTGCTTTGTTTTGGGGTCATTCGTCCAGGCTGCCGAACCGCTCAAGTTGCGAGTGTTGTGCTACAACATTCACTACGGGCAGGGGATGGATGGTGTTTATGACATCGAGCGACTCGCCAAAGTCATCAAGAAGGCCAAGCCAGACCTCGTTGCTTTGCAGGAAGTCGACGTTGGTGTCAAACGTTCATCGCGAATGCATGAAGCGAGAATGCTCAGCGAAATGACCGGGCTCGCTGTCCGCTTCGGTCCCACTCAACATTACGAAGGGGGACTCTTCGGCAACGCTGTCCTCACAAACCTGCCGATTACAGATGTCCACATCCAACCGTTGCCCTACACAGAAAGTACCGAAGAGCTGACCACTTATCCCCGCGCTGCGATTGCAACAACCGTCACGCTTCCCAGCGGGGCTTCATTGAAATTCATCAGTACCCATTTTCAACACAACGTTCCTGAAGACCGCGTTGCAGAGGCGAAGGCTATCAACCAATATTTCGCTGATGACACAATGCCCGCCATTCTCGCCGGAGATATGAACGCTCGGCCCGGCTCGGAACCGATCAACATTTTGGAAAAACAGTGGAAGAACGCGATCGACGCTGATGCAACATTCACCGCACCTGCCAACAAACCGAGAGTGCGAATTGACTATGTCTTCTCACGCGGCAGCCAACTAAAGATGCTCTCTTCTGAAGTTCTCGATGAGCCGGTCGCCTCTGATCACCGTCCTGTGTTGGTTGTGTTCGAAGTCAAGAAGTAG
- a CDS encoding aminotransferase class III-fold pyridoxal phosphate-dependent enzyme yields MTSSSNLTEQENNPYIWATIGEADLELFDKHLKDFVPPNSFDAHAHLWQVADLGIPTPSLAAAGPAEVTRAVYNDRLSQWMPDRCPSGGLFFPFPTRKLNVDSANRFMADQMQADPHSRGLMILTPTQNREQVEQQVLDDHFAGFKVYHLFAEREETLFAQCEEYIPEWGWEIAEKYGLVIMLHMVLPKALAEVENQIYIREHCKKYPNARLILAHAARGFCGRHTVEGIASLRGLDNVYFDTSAVCEPEAFEAILKTFGPTRLLFGADFCVTEMRSRCVNLADGFLWLDEIRPNFERSRFAKPTLLGLESLLALKQACRNQFLNDEDVEEVFCHAARRLLDIPLTKELPNVQEAYKQAKEIIPGGTQLLSKRPEMFAPDQWPAYYREAHGCEVIDIEGNRFIDMSLGGILSTILGYSDPDVNAAVIRRVSMGSMSTLQTDDEVKLAQRLLDIHPWAQNARFTRAGGESMAVAVRIARASTQRDHVAICGYHGWHDWYLSANLAEPTADGSASQLDGHLLPGLEPRGVPAGLAGTAHTFHYNRLDELDAIIKKHGDKLAAIVMEPTRQTDPDPGFLEGVRERCNRNGARLIFDEISIGWRLCLGGAHLKFGVESDLAVFAKALGNGFPIGAVIGAKETMQAAQNSFISSTFWTEGVGPAAALACVRKMQKCNVPEHLHKIGSLVMNGWEELGRKHQLPVKPAGRPEGALLTFTHPQAAAITTLMTAEMIKKGFLAGGAFNAMLAHEPRHVESYLEALDEVFATLAEAISTNTIEKRIGGPIKHSGFSRLT; encoded by the coding sequence ATGACTTCATCATCGAATTTGACTGAACAAGAAAACAATCCCTATATCTGGGCCACAATTGGCGAAGCAGATCTTGAACTCTTCGACAAGCACTTGAAGGATTTTGTTCCACCAAATTCTTTTGATGCACATGCTCACTTGTGGCAAGTCGCCGATCTGGGAATTCCGACTCCGTCACTGGCAGCTGCCGGCCCTGCCGAAGTGACGCGTGCGGTTTATAATGACCGACTCTCGCAGTGGATGCCCGATCGTTGCCCGAGTGGCGGATTGTTCTTTCCGTTTCCAACACGAAAGCTGAATGTCGATTCCGCCAATCGTTTCATGGCGGATCAAATGCAAGCAGACCCACATTCGCGCGGATTGATGATTTTGACGCCCACACAAAATCGCGAACAGGTTGAACAACAAGTGCTGGACGATCACTTTGCTGGCTTCAAAGTTTATCACCTGTTTGCAGAACGAGAAGAGACCCTCTTCGCACAATGTGAAGAGTACATTCCAGAATGGGGATGGGAAATCGCTGAGAAATATGGTCTCGTGATCATGCTGCATATGGTCTTGCCGAAAGCCCTGGCGGAAGTGGAGAATCAGATTTACATTCGCGAGCACTGCAAAAAATATCCCAACGCCAGATTGATCCTCGCCCATGCTGCGAGAGGTTTTTGCGGACGCCACACTGTTGAAGGAATTGCGTCGCTGCGAGGACTGGACAATGTCTATTTTGATACGTCCGCTGTCTGCGAACCTGAAGCATTCGAGGCGATTCTGAAAACATTCGGCCCGACTCGACTTCTCTTCGGTGCCGATTTTTGTGTCACCGAAATGAGGAGCCGCTGCGTGAATCTCGCTGATGGTTTTTTGTGGCTGGACGAAATTCGCCCGAACTTTGAGCGGTCACGGTTTGCGAAACCAACGCTGCTCGGACTGGAATCTCTCCTGGCACTTAAACAGGCTTGCCGGAATCAATTCCTCAACGACGAAGATGTGGAAGAAGTTTTCTGTCATGCCGCACGGCGTCTACTCGACATCCCCTTGACCAAAGAACTCCCCAATGTTCAGGAAGCTTACAAACAGGCGAAGGAGATCATCCCGGGAGGAACTCAGTTGCTCAGTAAACGTCCGGAAATGTTTGCGCCTGACCAATGGCCGGCTTATTATCGAGAGGCTCACGGCTGTGAAGTAATTGACATTGAAGGGAATCGTTTTATCGATATGAGCCTCGGAGGAATTCTCTCCACAATCCTGGGCTATAGTGATCCCGATGTGAATGCGGCGGTCATCCGGCGAGTTAGTATGGGTTCGATGTCGACTCTTCAGACTGACGACGAAGTCAAACTCGCGCAGCGACTACTCGATATTCATCCATGGGCGCAAAATGCCCGATTCACTCGTGCTGGCGGAGAGTCGATGGCGGTTGCGGTCCGTATCGCGCGAGCTTCGACTCAACGCGATCATGTCGCGATTTGCGGGTATCATGGTTGGCATGACTGGTATCTCTCAGCGAACCTGGCAGAGCCAACAGCAGATGGAAGTGCATCCCAACTCGATGGGCATCTCCTCCCGGGTCTTGAGCCTCGGGGAGTTCCTGCCGGGCTTGCGGGAACGGCTCACACTTTTCACTACAACCGTCTTGATGAATTGGACGCCATTATAAAAAAACATGGTGACAAACTGGCAGCGATTGTGATGGAACCAACGCGCCAAACCGACCCCGATCCCGGATTTCTGGAAGGAGTCCGTGAGCGATGCAATCGCAATGGCGCTCGACTGATCTTCGATGAAATTTCTATTGGCTGGAGATTGTGTCTAGGTGGAGCCCACTTAAAGTTTGGAGTTGAATCGGACCTTGCTGTGTTTGCGAAAGCACTCGGCAACGGTTTTCCTATCGGAGCTGTCATCGGAGCAAAAGAGACGATGCAGGCTGCCCAGAACTCGTTTATCTCCAGCACATTCTGGACTGAAGGTGTCGGTCCAGCGGCGGCTCTGGCCTGTGTTCGGAAGATGCAAAAGTGCAATGTCCCCGAGCATCTTCACAAGATCGGCTCCTTGGTCATGAACGGCTGGGAGGAACTCGGCCGGAAGCATCAACTTCCTGTCAAGCCAGCTGGTCGCCCCGAAGGAGCCTTGCTGACATTCACCCACCCTCAAGCGGCAGCTATCACAACGTTGATGACCGCTGAGATGATCAAAAAAGGTTTCCTTGCTGGTGGAGCTTTCAACGCAATGCTCGCTCATGAACCACGTCACGTTGAAAGCTACCTGGAAGCCTTGGATGAAGTCTTTGCGACTCTCGCAGAAGCGATCTCCACAAATACAATCGAGAAACGAATCGGCGGTCCAATCAAACACTCCGGCTTTTCGCGACTCACTTAA
- a CDS encoding GDSL-type esterase/lipase family protein: protein MLRSLRFLSCCALMLTGLAVSAEETQMDLVIVAGQSNAVGYHAKPSELPASEVDQEIRFWWRTGDPPPDEHDSVSSQKWTHLQPQPLGNPKLPKEGRQYGNFAQADGGFGPEIGLARTIYQQEKKTFAVIKVAFSGTNLQRDWSHTDPGAHGQCYQSLISETQAAIAAAKEQGITLRPRAFAWIQGESDANASDAPKYARTLGEMVESLRAELNAPQLIALVAVNTKFGNGTKEFMPEIVAQQQRMSAADPRAVYVDTSHATIANSAHFDTKGTLEVGRLMAEALFTVESKLSPAQPVVRIVTLGDSITKGVRSGVKAEQTFASLLESKLNAEGTSAKVFNVGIGGERTDQALKRLNDVIDLKPDYVTVMYGTNDSYVDKGKTASRISVEAYRENLNQIVSRLLELGITPVLMTEPRWADGGYANGIGEHPNLRLTPYMQACREVAQAWRVPLVDHFQAWTVAKEKGTHLKDWTTDGCHPNPTGHAEIAQEVLPVLQQAIGPVVETRKKILSGEPVRVICFGDSVTGVYYHTGSRRAYTDMLGIALNRVSPESNVEMINAGISGHTTVNALARIDRDVLSHKPDLVTVMFGLNDMTRVPLEEYQANLKEIVKKCRDVGAEVVLATPNAVTDSPGRPTDKLIQYCDVVRAVAKELNVPLADCYRELAALRRNSDFGWQMLMSDAIHPNMAGHKKMATALTQSITGLRVSLDDVPPPTGPLQHTVERLKTKQPIRVLAMAPVAELIGPSLNDIAAGADVQIESWKVEGMTLAEIENDARAKVRKMKPDLVVIAVPKSATAESDEAFIYSYAWIMNLSLNFGAPTWDCVVVHPSVLDPDAAASGQDLLVRQLVQAQDLSLIDRGTGENEAAASLIRNWIQAAAKSAK, encoded by the coding sequence ATGCTTCGCTCCCTGAGATTTCTTTCCTGCTGTGCGTTGATGCTAACGGGTCTTGCAGTCTCTGCTGAAGAGACGCAGATGGATTTGGTCATCGTTGCAGGCCAATCGAACGCTGTAGGATACCATGCGAAGCCGAGTGAGCTCCCTGCGAGTGAAGTCGATCAGGAGATACGATTCTGGTGGCGAACTGGCGATCCGCCGCCGGATGAACACGATTCCGTAAGCAGCCAAAAGTGGACGCACCTGCAACCGCAGCCACTTGGAAACCCAAAGCTCCCAAAAGAAGGGCGACAGTACGGAAACTTTGCTCAGGCTGATGGAGGTTTCGGTCCAGAAATCGGACTTGCGAGAACAATCTATCAGCAGGAGAAAAAAACGTTTGCGGTCATCAAGGTCGCGTTCAGCGGGACCAACTTGCAAAGAGACTGGAGCCACACCGACCCAGGGGCTCACGGTCAATGTTATCAGTCGTTAATCTCAGAAACTCAGGCAGCTATCGCAGCTGCAAAAGAGCAGGGAATTACCCTTCGTCCGCGGGCTTTCGCATGGATTCAGGGAGAAAGTGACGCGAATGCAAGTGACGCGCCGAAATATGCTCGCACCCTTGGCGAAATGGTTGAGTCCCTGCGAGCTGAATTGAATGCGCCACAACTTATTGCGTTGGTGGCGGTCAATACAAAATTCGGCAACGGGACAAAAGAATTTATGCCAGAAATTGTTGCACAGCAACAGCGTATGTCTGCCGCTGATCCTCGCGCTGTGTACGTCGATACCTCTCATGCAACCATCGCAAACAGTGCCCATTTCGATACCAAAGGGACGCTCGAAGTCGGAAGGTTGATGGCAGAGGCCCTCTTCACGGTGGAATCAAAACTCTCTCCCGCGCAGCCCGTTGTGCGAATCGTAACTTTGGGAGATTCAATCACCAAAGGAGTTCGCAGCGGAGTTAAAGCGGAGCAAACATTCGCGTCTTTGCTGGAATCGAAATTGAACGCAGAGGGAACGTCAGCCAAGGTGTTCAATGTGGGAATCGGCGGAGAAAGAACGGATCAGGCACTGAAGAGGCTGAATGATGTCATCGACTTGAAGCCAGATTACGTCACCGTGATGTATGGCACGAACGATAGTTATGTGGATAAGGGAAAAACGGCAAGCCGGATCTCAGTTGAAGCTTACAGAGAGAACCTGAATCAAATCGTCTCCAGGTTACTTGAGCTAGGCATCACTCCCGTGTTGATGACCGAGCCACGATGGGCGGACGGTGGTTACGCCAACGGTATCGGAGAACATCCGAATCTCAGGCTGACTCCATACATGCAGGCTTGTCGAGAAGTTGCTCAAGCGTGGCGCGTTCCTCTTGTTGATCACTTTCAAGCCTGGACGGTCGCGAAAGAGAAGGGGACTCACCTGAAAGACTGGACGACCGATGGATGCCATCCAAATCCGACGGGGCATGCAGAGATCGCACAGGAAGTGCTCCCAGTACTTCAGCAAGCAATTGGCCCGGTGGTCGAGACTCGCAAGAAAATCCTCAGCGGCGAACCGGTTCGCGTTATTTGCTTTGGCGACAGTGTCACCGGGGTTTATTACCACACGGGAAGCCGCCGAGCCTATACCGACATGTTGGGGATCGCCTTGAATCGCGTCTCGCCCGAATCAAATGTTGAGATGATCAACGCCGGGATCAGTGGGCATACGACCGTCAATGCACTCGCAAGGATTGATCGCGATGTTCTCAGCCACAAGCCTGATCTTGTCACTGTAATGTTCGGGCTCAACGATATGACTCGTGTTCCGCTGGAGGAGTATCAAGCAAACCTGAAAGAGATCGTTAAGAAGTGCCGAGATGTAGGAGCTGAAGTCGTCTTGGCAACTCCCAATGCAGTCACAGATTCCCCCGGACGGCCAACAGACAAACTGATTCAGTATTGCGATGTTGTTCGGGCAGTTGCCAAAGAACTTAACGTTCCACTTGCTGATTGCTATCGGGAACTTGCAGCGTTGCGAAGGAATTCTGACTTCGGCTGGCAGATGCTGATGAGCGATGCGATTCATCCGAATATGGCAGGTCACAAAAAGATGGCAACTGCTTTGACGCAATCAATCACTGGGTTGCGAGTTTCGCTCGATGATGTCCCACCACCGACTGGACCGCTGCAGCATACCGTTGAGAGACTCAAGACAAAGCAGCCAATTCGAGTCCTCGCGATGGCTCCGGTTGCCGAGTTGATCGGTCCGTCTCTAAATGACATTGCTGCCGGGGCAGACGTTCAGATAGAGAGCTGGAAGGTCGAAGGAATGACGCTCGCTGAGATCGAAAACGATGCAAGAGCTAAAGTTCGGAAAATGAAGCCTGATCTCGTTGTGATCGCGGTCCCCAAATCGGCCACCGCTGAATCTGACGAAGCCTTTATTTACTCGTATGCCTGGATCATGAACCTGTCGCTGAATTTCGGGGCGCCGACCTGGGACTGTGTTGTCGTTCATCCATCAGTGCTCGATCCGGACGCAGCAGCCAGCGGCCAAGACCTTCTCGTTCGCCAACTTGTTCAAGCCCAAGACTTGAGCCTCATTGATCGTGGCA
- a CDS encoding DUF1549 domain-containing protein, giving the protein MSLACYDMTIPNSRRVFLPRISASVSIFALILASICTAEEPSSEDSSSRVSFVNDVMPVITKAGCNTGVCHAKAGGGQNGFQLSLLGFEPKEDYESLVKSGRGRRVFATAPEQSLILLKATGETPHGGGVRLKKNSEGYQTITKWIEQGTRYQSETEPTLVGVEVQPERGIVQMGKDQQLKSIATYSDGTSRDVTNIALYESNADAMAEVSETGKVHINDIPGKVAIMVRYQGKTAVFTAAVPLGIPVENVPPSKNFIDDHVFANLKEIGIPPSPLCDDATFLRRVSLDIAGRLPTEDEAQNFLASSDPDKRAQLIDSLLKSPGYADFFANKWTTLLKNRRDDASDITSNFAFHAWIRDSLLANVTYDQIVRELLAATGTVIANPPVAWYKRVKDTKQQLEDVAQLFLGVRMQCAQCHHHPFERWSQDDYYSFEAFFSQVGRKPTGTRGEDLIFHKRGIATAKNVKTEVALKPAALGDSVGAIPPDEDPRLRLANWMSSPENPFFAKALVNRYWKHFFKLGLIEPEDDIRDTNPPTNPELLAALEKHFIESGYDLKDLVRLITNSNAYQLSAIPNEHNLADRQNYSRYYPRRLQSEVLLDAIDDLTGSKTAFANLPPGTRAVALPDNSYNRASAFLRVFGRPDNLSVCECERSQSSNLAQSLHLINSNEIKSKLAAGTGRAATLTKKEISPEEKISELYLCAFSRPPTENELKTALAYLSEIPLDTNGKPVADATAHQQNLRDLIWALMNTKEFMFNH; this is encoded by the coding sequence ATGTCTCTCGCTTGTTATGACATGACCATCCCGAATTCCAGGAGAGTTTTTCTGCCTCGAATTAGTGCATCAGTTTCAATCTTCGCTTTGATACTCGCTTCGATTTGCACTGCTGAAGAGCCCAGCAGCGAAGACTCCAGCAGCAGAGTCAGCTTTGTCAATGACGTGATGCCGGTGATCACCAAAGCAGGTTGTAATACGGGAGTCTGCCATGCAAAGGCCGGAGGTGGACAGAATGGATTTCAACTCTCGCTGTTAGGTTTTGAACCAAAAGAGGATTACGAAAGCCTCGTCAAATCGGGACGCGGGCGAAGAGTCTTCGCAACAGCTCCCGAACAAAGCCTGATTCTGTTGAAGGCCACCGGCGAAACTCCACACGGTGGAGGTGTTCGCCTTAAGAAAAATTCGGAAGGCTACCAAACGATTACAAAATGGATCGAGCAGGGAACACGATATCAATCTGAGACGGAGCCAACGCTCGTTGGAGTCGAGGTTCAACCGGAACGTGGTATCGTGCAAATGGGGAAAGATCAGCAACTCAAATCGATTGCGACCTACTCTGATGGAACATCACGCGATGTGACAAACATCGCTTTGTACGAATCAAATGCCGACGCGATGGCAGAGGTTTCTGAAACGGGGAAAGTTCACATCAACGACATCCCCGGAAAAGTTGCGATCATGGTTCGCTATCAAGGGAAAACAGCAGTCTTCACAGCAGCGGTTCCTTTGGGAATTCCGGTGGAGAACGTGCCACCGAGCAAGAACTTTATTGACGACCACGTTTTTGCGAACCTCAAGGAGATCGGCATTCCCCCATCACCACTTTGTGATGACGCCACATTCTTACGTCGCGTTTCTCTCGATATTGCTGGTCGACTTCCAACCGAAGATGAAGCTCAGAATTTTCTGGCGAGTTCAGATCCCGATAAACGGGCACAACTGATTGATTCACTCTTGAAGAGCCCTGGCTATGCCGACTTCTTCGCGAACAAGTGGACGACTCTTCTCAAAAATCGCCGTGACGACGCCAGCGACATTACTTCAAACTTTGCGTTTCATGCCTGGATTCGTGACAGCTTGTTGGCCAACGTTACCTATGACCAGATTGTTCGCGAGCTCCTGGCAGCGACCGGAACCGTCATCGCGAATCCTCCTGTCGCCTGGTACAAACGGGTCAAAGATACAAAACAACAACTTGAAGATGTCGCTCAGCTTTTCCTGGGGGTTCGCATGCAGTGTGCCCAGTGCCATCACCATCCGTTTGAGCGATGGTCACAAGATGACTACTACAGCTTCGAAGCCTTCTTCAGCCAAGTTGGACGCAAGCCGACCGGCACACGTGGTGAAGATCTCATTTTTCACAAGCGAGGAATTGCGACAGCAAAGAATGTCAAAACCGAAGTTGCTTTAAAACCAGCAGCTCTTGGCGATTCAGTTGGTGCCATTCCTCCTGATGAAGACCCACGGTTGCGGTTGGCAAATTGGATGAGTTCACCGGAAAACCCCTTCTTCGCAAAAGCGCTTGTCAATCGATACTGGAAACACTTCTTCAAGCTCGGATTGATTGAACCTGAAGATGATATCCGCGACACCAATCCCCCCACCAATCCGGAACTCCTTGCTGCCCTTGAAAAGCACTTCATCGAAAGTGGTTACGATCTCAAAGACCTGGTGCGTCTGATTACAAATTCGAATGCTTACCAGTTAAGCGCGATTCCAAACGAACACAACCTCGCTGATCGACAAAACTATTCGAGATACTACCCGCGACGGTTACAGTCTGAAGTCCTTTTGGATGCGATCGACGATCTCACCGGATCGAAAACAGCATTCGCCAATCTTCCTCCGGGAACTCGTGCGGTCGCTCTTCCGGACAACAGCTACAACAGAGCTTCGGCCTTTCTGCGAGTCTTCGGGCGTCCAGACAATTTGAGCGTCTGTGAATGCGAGAGAAGTCAGTCTTCGAATCTTGCCCAAAGTTTGCATTTGATCAATTCCAACGAAATTAAATCCAAGCTGGCAGCCGGAACCGGACGTGCTGCAACTCTAACTAAAAAAGAGATCTCCCCCGAGGAAAAGATTTCAGAGCTGTACCTCTGTGCCTTCTCTCGGCCTCCAACTGAAAATGAACTCAAGACGGCCTTGGCCTACCTGAGTGAAATCCCACTCGATACAAATGGAAAACCAGTCGCCGACGCGACTGCTCACCAACAAAATTTACGGGATCTCATCTGGGCATTGATGAATACGAAAGAATTCATGTTCAATCATTAA
- a CDS encoding SGNH/GDSL hydrolase family protein, with protein MMTTTTLTLLTVLSFQQVATESRPKVNNDLQLTLPPVIYAVPGIETNFYFDNIILSKASEQYKFKVSCDVGESRAERWTLTPTDENVGKHPLKVDVLDEEGKVLASQASQVLVIPKDAGAKTKKKIRLLIIGDSLTHNTAYPNEIGRLLNEPGNPEWEMLGTHKPSSAAEGIAHEGYGGWTWARFVTHYEPNPDGTHRKKSSPFVFLNDDGQPALDVPRYFDEHFDGTRPDYIIIMLGINDCFSAPANDPKLMDERIDLVFGHAETLLTALRAAAPESEIGICLTTPPNSRQSAFEANYKERYPRWGWKKIQHRLVQREMEFVAQKNDPKMSLIPTQLNLDTVDGYPENNAVHPNTQGYQQVGKTIYSWLKWQLSRTP; from the coding sequence ATGATGACAACGACCACCCTGACTCTCCTCACAGTCCTTTCCTTTCAACAAGTTGCCACTGAAAGCAGGCCGAAGGTCAACAACGATCTTCAACTGACGCTACCTCCGGTGATCTATGCCGTCCCCGGAATCGAGACGAATTTCTACTTCGATAACATCATCCTGTCGAAGGCTTCTGAGCAGTACAAATTCAAAGTCAGTTGCGATGTCGGAGAATCGCGTGCCGAGAGATGGACACTTACACCCACCGATGAGAACGTTGGCAAACATCCGCTGAAAGTCGATGTTCTCGACGAGGAGGGGAAAGTACTCGCTTCACAAGCGAGTCAGGTACTGGTGATTCCGAAGGACGCAGGAGCGAAGACCAAAAAGAAAATCCGCTTGCTCATCATCGGTGATAGCCTGACGCACAACACTGCTTACCCAAATGAAATTGGACGGTTGCTCAACGAACCGGGAAACCCTGAGTGGGAAATGTTAGGGACTCACAAACCGAGTTCGGCTGCCGAGGGAATCGCTCACGAAGGTTACGGCGGTTGGACCTGGGCACGCTTTGTAACGCATTACGAACCGAACCCGGATGGAACCCATCGCAAAAAGAGCAGCCCTTTTGTTTTTCTGAATGATGATGGTCAACCCGCTTTGGACGTCCCGAGATATTTTGATGAACACTTTGACGGAACCCGACCCGATTACATCATCATCATGCTTGGAATCAATGATTGCTTCTCTGCACCAGCAAATGATCCAAAATTGATGGACGAACGAATTGACCTTGTCTTCGGGCATGCTGAGACTCTCCTCACAGCTCTACGGGCAGCGGCTCCAGAATCAGAGATTGGCATCTGCTTGACAACTCCGCCTAACTCTCGCCAATCTGCTTTTGAAGCGAATTACAAAGAGCGTTACCCTCGCTGGGGCTGGAAGAAAATTCAGCATCGACTTGTTCAAAGAGAAATGGAATTTGTCGCTCAGAAGAATGATCCGAAAATGAGTTTGATTCCGACTCAACTCAACCTTGATACTGTTGATGGCTACCCGGAAAACAACGCCGTTCATCCAAATACTCAAGGCTACCAGCAAGTCGGAAAAACAATTTACTCCTGGCTCAAGTGGCAACTTTCCAGAACTCCATAG